GGTAAATCCTGTGAATATGCTTTACCTCATTCCCCTCCTTCTCCATGGCCCTGCGGGCATCCCAACTGCTGTTTCATACAAGATGTCATAGGAAATAAAAGGGCTAGTCATCCACAGGATGAATGAATGATCTGGTATGAATGGAATCAACAATGAAGTGATCTATTGTGAAACTAAATCTGTGTTTACATTATAGTGCTTTGGGGATCTTTTGTGGTCTTCAGATCACAAATGCAGCACAACAGTATAGCGCCCATGTTTACAATAGGTGTGCCATGTTTCTGCCTGTGGTTTTATTATTATCACCTGTGAGTGTTGTGAGCTCATGACAGAGGACAGTGATGACAGAATAAGGAAACCTCTGTGATTCACAGCAAATCACAAATTTTAGTACTTGCAACCAGATGTTTCGCTGTAAGACCGCAGTGGTGATGCTGTAAGTAAAATCTTAGTGAATTAGATGGTTAAATAGATCTCAGTCTTAAATTCTTATTCATAATTTGTATATTCTTTTATTGTGATATTTGTATTATTTAAAGTGAGGACAGAGTGGGTTGTgtgtttagagagagagagagagagagagagagagagagagagagagagagagagagagagagagagtgtgtgtgtgtgtgtgtgtgagagagagagagggggggagagacagaaagagggagtgagtgtaTTTTACATGTTTCCTCCTTTAAGTTTGAAAAGAAACATTTAGCTGTTTTAAGAGCCACATTCTGTTCAACAAAAAGACTTTTAAAGTCAAGTAAAATTAGTAGAGGTTTAAAAGTTTAGTAGTAGAGGTTTATAAGTAAAATATATTACGAGATATATTATGAGAGTTTGAGAGCCCTGATATATAGCCAATGCATGTCAGCTACATGTCCAAACAACCATAAGAAACAAGGTTAATGATTGATGGAGCGgacaattaaataaatcaatgttGTGTTGATGGTCAGTGGAGTTAAGTGTCTCCCTGAATGAATGACAGTAGCCTTGTAATGACTCCATCATTAATCAGGGTTAACAGCATAGCCTGGTCATCAGTTAACCTGGAGTAAGTATTGACATCAAAGTGATCAATAACCTGAGAGATTACGTTAGTACCACGTGAGAAACAGATCTACTGAGGATTCTTTCCTTTACTATCTGTTTCTAGTGTCACACTAGAGGACTTAGGCTGAAGGAACCTCACACGAAAGATATGGGTTATGTGCAGTATTACCACGAGGTGGCGGTCAAATGTTTTGAAATGATCCTGAATTGAAAGCATAATCGCTTACGACTAAGACGCATTATTTGATTGAGAACCATATCTCAGATGTTATTTAGCAAGGCTTAATAATATATTACACCTACATTTGGAATATAACCTTTGAGCGAAATGTTTTCTTTTAATAAGAAaacatgtttaaaaaatgtacaaggaacaggtgatacaGTGAACGCGACTGAGTAAAAAGCGTGTAGTATTGAAGTAAACACGCGGAGATTTCTGGGCAGTAGAAACCAGTCGCAGGACCAACTTTTTGCTCTTGTATTGCAAGCGACTTTCCTATACACGATAGAGTTCTAATATTACTTGCATATACAGAAACACATCAGTCAGGCACATTAATTATAAGGCGCTCATGTAAGAAACaaacatcaaatcaaatcaaatatatttgtatagcgcttttcacaacacatgttgtcacaaagcgctttacaggatttacaaggttaacaatactatgggtccaaatccctaaatCCCTGTCGAACATGAGGAATCATACACCCTTTCGGTATcatatttacaagatatattaAAGTCGGTACAGTAATCAATAGATAATGCATTTTGAATTATTTTCTGCCTAACATATACTAAcataaatcccccccccccccccccaccgtagGCCAATTATAGGTAATTAATGAACAAAaactatattgttgttgttgttgttgttgttagtaCTAGTGGCCGTGACAGTAACAGTAGTGGTAGCCTATCTATGAGTAGAAGTATCAGTAATCCTCAGATGTAAAACCAGGTCTAACACCAAATCGACCAATCATGCTCAACTCACCCGCTCGGCGGCTAATGACGCCAATGACTGGAAAATTAAACATTCACCTGAAGCAGGCTCAACTTTCGTACATTCGCCTTACATGTTGACGACCGTACTTCTAGCTAAAAACGAAACGGTTATGGCGTCGTCGTACAGGTTACTGTCTGAAATAAACAATTTCTTCGTGCGCGTAAGGGGCACTTGGTTTGCTAAGTAAGCAAAGAAACTTGAAGTCCCGAAGCATCTCGAGACCGCTGCCATTAATCAGCGCGTGAAGCGGAGCTAGGGCTATGGTCGGAGACAGTTACCTTTTAAAAGgtaagtttgttttttttttatatgcgTGGACTGTAACTCAGAGTTGTGTTGATGTGTTAATAAAAAAACGCATTTTTCTCTGTTTATAGAAAATGTTACTAAACTACattctttttttgtttagtCTCAAATGTGGCAGTAACAAATATGTCAAAATGTTTGAATACCCTTTGGACACGGTAATTTCGTCATTTCGTGACACGAAGCCTCTATTTGTGAATCTAATTATTTTGCAGATATAATTACTTCGTTTGGTGCACGCTGTAGTTGTTTCAGAAACTAATTCGCAAGAGCACCTGTTGTCCAAAAATGTCAAACAGGTTGTATTTGACCAGAAAACCTAGATAACGCAAGAACTGCTTAGAATTGGGTTTGGTGGTCATACATTTATAAAGACAAGACTTTTCATTAAATTACAAATCTTAGCAAAAGGTATACTTTCCAGTTCTACAATAaattcactttctctctctctctctctctctctctctctctctctctctctctctctctctctctctctctctctctctctctatctctctctctctctgaatgcATGTCTGTCTGAACAGCCTTTAAAATGAAAAGCATTTAAGCCAAAGATAAATCACTTGTACGGTATCCCCAGACCTCTCAGCCCTAATTGAGTCAACAGTTCCCTTGGGCGCACTGTCTAAAATCTAAAGTTAGTTTCATGGTTGGTTCTGAGGTGGCTGTCACTTCAGTGACTCTTTGTTGCTACTGAACCATGGAAATGCAATATAGATGTTGGAAATTCACTAATTTTGTTGTCCATGGCtgagcacacacagtgtggTGGATAGCAGACCCTTTGTGTATTTTGGGGACAGCGCAATATTGCAAGATAGCAGATTAATCATAGCATTTAGTGGGGCCATTGCCATTGTATTTGGGGgagatttattttatttgttttatttgtttgttttaatcaCTACTGagtatttttctttttgtaaTATTTTTGCTTAATTTTGCTTTAATTTTGATGTGTGTGCAATTTTTACATGGTGTGCGTTGGCTTAAAGCCACAAACTGTTCTTTTTTGTGCTCTACAGGTGGTCAAAATGAGCATTACTCTAACTGATGTCACTTGCATTGTTGTGACTATATCAACTTTGTGGTGGGATGCCAATGGGCAATGCAAGGAACCAAGAGAAACCTCTAAGCTCAATCTCTCTGTGACCTACAACCTCCCCCACTTTGTGCTAGATGCACCTGTCCAGAAACTTCTAGTTTTCAATGGAAGTGTATACGTGGGTATTACCAACAAACTTGTTGCCTTATCGGGAGACCTGAAGAAGATTCAAGAGTATAAAACTGGACCTGTCCATGAGGGTCCACAATGCAATGCTTGTGAGGGCTGCAGAGACCGGCCCCCCAACGCCAACAACACCAGCATGGCCCTGCTGATGGAGACCTACTATGACCCTGAGCTCTTTAGCTGTGGGACAGCGGGGAACGGCGTGTGTAGCCGCCACTTGCTGGAAGATGGTGAGCTGGGCGTTGATGTGAACTGCATGGGCTCACACAATAACGACGGCAGTCGCTACATCGCTGGCCCTGCAGGAACCCAGATAGTAAACGTGGAAGTCGGCGGTGTCGTGAGGTTCTTCGTCGCTAACTCGGAGCCTCTGAACTCCTCTCTACCTTCATCTCCTCGTCTCCACCACACAATCTCCATACGGAAGATGTGGGAGACCCAAGACCGCTTCGAGTTTGTCTCTGAGCATTCCTACATGGACCTGGCCCCGGGCCTGCGAGGGAATTATCCCCTGCACTACGTCTACTCCTTCCAGAGCGGCGCCTACGTCTATTTCCTCACCGTGCAGAGGGAAGGCGGCACCTCCAAAGCCTTCCACACGCGCATCGTCCGCACGTGCTCCTCCGACCTGGAGCTCCTGCACTACGTGGAGATGCCCTTTGAGTGCATCTACTccgagaaggggaggaggaagcGCTCCACCCAGATGGTGTTCAACATCCTTCAGGCGGCGCACGTGGCCAAAGCCGGAAGCGACCTGCGCAGGGACATGGATCTGAAGGAAGACGACGATGTGCTGTTTGCCGCCTTTGCGCGTAGCAGGCCGGACTCTCCTGAGCCCACAGCCAGCTCGACAGTGTGCGTGATCTCGGTTGCTAAAATCAACAGCTTTTTCAAGGACTTCATTCAGAAGGGCCACACCAAGCCGCTCTACCACTTTACTGGTTCAGAGGAGAAACCCTACAATCAGGTGAGAACTCCATGTGCCTGTAGATGTCAGTAGTGATAAAATTTCTTCAGTTTGAGTGGAAAATCAATGTTTCAAGTAATGGAAGTTTAGTTTCTAGATTGTATGGATTAGACCCAAGTGAGCCATAAATTATATACAAAAGCTCCAGGCAGATGGCTCCCCAGAAACAGCATTATCTGCATTTGAAGCCTCCATGAGTTACTTCTGACATGGTGTCATTCCTGAGCCACCTCCTCTTGAATGGCTCTACATCATTAAggtgcctgtctctctcttccatcAGCGTGGATCTATCAGTAAATAATGG
The Brachyhypopomus gauderio isolate BG-103 unplaced genomic scaffold, BGAUD_0.2 sc463, whole genome shotgun sequence genome window above contains:
- the LOC143506330 gene encoding hepatocyte growth factor receptor-like, whose protein sequence is MSITLTDVTCIVVTISTLWWDANGQCKEPRETSKLNLSVTYNLPHFVLDAPVQKLLVFNGSVYVGITNKLVALSGDLKKIQEYKTGPVHEGPQCNACEGCRDRPPNANNTSMALLMETYYDPELFSCGTAGNGVCSRHLLEDGELGVDVNCMGSHNNDGSRYIAGPAGTQIVNVEVGGVVRFFVANSEPLNSSLPSSPRLHHTISIRKMWETQDRFEFVSEHSYMDLAPGLRGNYPLHYVYSFQSGAYVYFLTVQREGGTSKAFHTRIVRTCSSDLELLHYVEMPFECIYSEKGRRKRSTQMVFNILQAAHVAKAGSDLRRDMDLKEDDDVLFAAFARSRPDSPEPTASSTVCVISVAKINSFFKDFIQKGHTKPLYHFTGSEEKPYNQTSFGCGKHEKGYRLEVTRTRPPEDWFNGRFRNVLLTSIAVVPIHDHTVATLGTADGRVIQ